The following coding sequences are from one Candidatus Nanopelagicus hibericus window:
- the dapC gene encoding succinyldiaminopimelate transaminase, translated as MLHYRHKRNKFFLKLPDFPWDLLAPYGEKAKKYPGGFIDLSQGTPVDPTPKFIQERLSQVSNSPGYPVTGGTEELRQGIRQWAIKNLGVSGEFDVLPSIGSKEFIALLPTFLQSKKILYPKVAYPTYQVSGMMASAQVLPVEIDANTWPTADLAWLNSPSNPTGQVQNETELAACISWARKNNAIVASDECYLSFATDAKSILAIANGDNTGLLAIHSLSKRSNLAGYRAGFVVGDVKLIDRIRQVRKHAGLMTPLPVQQVMVTALADEQHVKEQVARYDRRRQILKAALMSKGFKIEYSHAGLYIWCSRGEDGYKTVDYFANLGILVTPGAFYGSDQFIRIALTATDENISQAAQRISA; from the coding sequence TTGCTGCATTACCGCCACAAGAGAAATAAGTTTTTTCTGAAACTGCCAGATTTTCCATGGGATTTGTTGGCACCATATGGTGAAAAGGCAAAAAAATATCCTGGCGGTTTCATAGATCTATCTCAAGGCACACCAGTTGATCCCACGCCAAAATTTATTCAAGAGCGGCTCTCCCAAGTTAGTAATTCACCTGGCTATCCAGTAACTGGAGGCACAGAGGAGTTGCGTCAAGGGATTCGACAGTGGGCGATAAAAAATCTTGGCGTAAGCGGTGAGTTTGATGTACTGCCATCAATTGGTTCAAAAGAATTCATTGCGCTATTACCAACATTTTTGCAGAGCAAAAAAATTCTTTATCCAAAAGTGGCTTATCCAACCTATCAAGTAAGTGGCATGATGGCATCGGCGCAGGTGCTGCCAGTTGAAATAGATGCCAACACTTGGCCGACTGCTGATTTAGCTTGGCTTAACTCACCCTCTAATCCAACTGGGCAGGTGCAGAATGAAACTGAATTAGCTGCTTGCATCAGTTGGGCTCGAAAAAATAATGCAATTGTTGCCAGCGATGAGTGTTATTTAAGCTTTGCTACTGACGCCAAATCAATCTTGGCGATAGCAAATGGTGATAACACCGGCCTGCTGGCGATTCATTCACTATCTAAGCGCTCAAATTTGGCGGGTTACCGTGCAGGCTTTGTGGTTGGGGATGTGAAATTAATTGATCGGATTAGACAGGTGCGAAAGCATGCGGGCTTAATGACCCCACTTCCAGTGCAGCAAGTCATGGTGACCGCGCTGGCTGATGAGCAGCATGTAAAGGAGCAGGTAGCGCGGTATGACCGGCGCAGGCAAATACTAAAAGCGGCGTTAATGAGTAAAGGATTTAAGATTGAATACAGCCACGCTGGTTTATATATCTGGTGTAGCAGAGGTGAGGATGGGTATAAAACCGTGGATTACTTTGCAAATCTAGGCATTTTAGTAACTCCAGGAGCTTTTTATGGCAGCGATCAATTTATTCGAATTGCATTAACGGCAACTGATGAAAATATCAGCCAAGCAGCTCAGCGGATAAGTGCATGA
- a CDS encoding sugar phosphate nucleotidyltransferase produces the protein MKTGAILLVGGMGTRLLPLTLKTPKPMLQVAGVPFTEHQIRKAADAGVSEIVLATSYKAELFEPYFGNGEKFGIKIKYAVEKTALGTGGGIRNAAAALDKCDQVVVFNGDVLSGHDLSAQLDFHRKNKAEITLYLTKVLDARAFGCVELAANDQVKTFLEKMENPVSNLINAGCYIFNRQVIEKIPANQVVSVERQTFPELLAAGISVFGYLDNSYWLDIGTPAALVKASADLITGQIKSSATPKHSGDYLISPTASVASNSSINNGSVIESEVYIESNCQISGSIIGSGAKIGSNCRITDSIIAPNTQIEAGMVVIGNYLGF, from the coding sequence ATGAAAACCGGCGCAATTTTATTGGTGGGCGGTATGGGAACTCGGCTGTTGCCGTTAACCCTTAAAACTCCAAAGCCAATGCTGCAGGTGGCTGGTGTGCCATTTACAGAACACCAAATTAGAAAAGCAGCTGATGCTGGAGTATCGGAGATAGTTTTAGCCACCTCTTATAAAGCAGAGTTATTTGAGCCTTACTTTGGCAATGGTGAAAAATTTGGTATCAAGATCAAATACGCTGTAGAAAAAACCGCATTAGGCACTGGTGGTGGCATCCGTAATGCAGCAGCTGCTTTGGATAAGTGTGATCAGGTAGTGGTATTTAATGGGGATGTTTTAAGTGGCCATGATTTATCCGCGCAGTTAGATTTTCATCGCAAGAATAAAGCAGAGATAACATTGTATTTAACCAAGGTTCTAGATGCCAGAGCTTTTGGCTGCGTGGAATTGGCTGCAAATGACCAGGTTAAAACTTTTTTAGAAAAGATGGAAAACCCCGTAAGCAACTTAATTAACGCCGGGTGTTATATATTTAATCGCCAGGTGATTGAAAAGATTCCAGCAAATCAAGTAGTAAGTGTGGAACGGCAAACCTTTCCAGAGCTATTAGCTGCAGGTATTAGCGTCTTTGGTTATTTGGATAACTCATACTGGCTAGACATCGGCACCCCAGCTGCGTTAGTAAAAGCCTCTGCTGATCTAATTACTGGCCAAATAAAATCATCTGCCACCCCAAAACACAGTGGAGATTATTTAATCTCACCTACTGCATCAGTTGCTAGCAATAGCAGTATTAATAATGGCAGTGTTATTGAGTCTGAGGTATATATTGAGAGTAATTGTCAGATTAGTGGTTCAATAATTGGTAGCGGCGCAAAAATTGGGTCTAATTGCCGCATAACTGACTCAATAATTGCGCCAAATACCCAAATTGAGGCTGGAATGGTAGTTATCGGCAATTATTTAGGGTTTTAA
- a CDS encoding WhiB family transcriptional regulator translates to MSDQRAELAALVVSSEQLSWQERALCAQTDPEAFFPEKGGSTREAKRVCLSCEVRAECLEYALAHDERFGIWGGLSERERRRLKRRSA, encoded by the coding sequence ATGTCAGATCAACGTGCAGAGCTTGCAGCCCTAGTAGTTTCCTCAGAACAACTTTCTTGGCAGGAGCGGGCGCTTTGCGCTCAAACCGATCCAGAGGCTTTTTTCCCCGAAAAGGGTGGCTCAACTCGGGAGGCGAAGCGGGTCTGTCTTTCCTGTGAGGTCCGTGCTGAGTGCCTGGAGTACGCCTTAGCCCATGATGAGCGATTTGGAATTTGGGGCGGATTATCTGAACGTGAGCGTCGTCGCTTAAAGCGCCGTAGCGCTTAA
- a CDS encoding glycosyltransferase family 2 protein — MAEKAITGASAQIEDQYVTAVIVTHDGATWLSEVVASLSSQKHPVDEIIAVDTGSIDGSAKLLSNAGIQVIKKSRSTGFGAAVAAAVRQLPTMKKNSQEQEWLWILHDDSAPDRYALAKLLAAAIARPQVAVAGPKILGWYDRKHILEVGISITENGSRWTGLEEREHDQGQHDEINEVLAVSTAGMLVKRSLFETLGGFDPSLELFRDDVDFGWRTHIAGYSVICVGDAILYHAEAASSERRTVDVKDAILHRPLLLDRRNAAFVLLANSSWWILPWVVVQLLFTSLGRSLIYLLAKLPGYAADEIAAVGLLIFKPADLIKSRRYRRSNRVLTARVIKPFIPARAVQIRSIFERISSALVNAFKPNRGEGEITRAKSYSDIGVIDESFDEIDYVQTKSFGKIRALVKQPLLFGVLLTLFISIFYSRNRLGSLSGGALAVSPASAYELINSYFNSWHQIGLGSSAAVPLWVPIIGLASFITAANPQSFITALFFLAPTLLFILSYRSARNYALSKYFSVFLGFIYALSPVVLTSINQGRLGTIVVALLLPAIITLLGRYQGLLKISWRKIFSITLLAAVAAAFSPLFLLGWICFHFAVGINHYFTSTNWRAIQWQVILKNLDTEEFKKRLALLITPVLINVPHSFNLIMHPIKALREPGLSIESGNQVSVLLFNPGGLGSPGLLILAPFMLFLLVGVISYDQRKIASFAVVVIAVAATFSSYYIAGNSSGAERIWSGPLIVFAQLLCLLAFFAVVERLLPQLRRSNFGFKHIATVLTTIITVISMASISVWAATAGANSLVRSNQEQIVPAFITDLASTTEQPKTVVIRKTSNQLQYFITRGGDLQLGDADIASETPALVHKGIVDLVNGVGAASSQVLGAYGVQYLFMKNPADPALVRTIDGIGGYTRSSATKDGVVWKVNDSNARVTFQNPQGKNFPISLSDGKSLGYVTGPGQILLAEKYDRAWQLILNGKKIPVEQNQFGIPVFKVAEAGDFSLIHNGEYRNAWISMQMIALIATIVLALPAGRRRSEVPLEELV; from the coding sequence GTGGCTGAAAAAGCGATCACCGGGGCAAGTGCCCAAATTGAAGATCAATATGTAACTGCAGTAATTGTTACCCATGACGGTGCCACCTGGCTAAGTGAGGTTGTTGCCTCCTTATCTTCGCAAAAGCACCCGGTAGATGAAATTATCGCGGTCGATACCGGTTCGATTGATGGCTCAGCTAAATTATTAAGTAACGCTGGAATTCAAGTAATAAAAAAATCTCGTAGTACTGGATTTGGCGCAGCTGTCGCTGCTGCGGTTAGACAACTTCCAACTATGAAAAAAAATAGCCAAGAACAAGAGTGGTTATGGATTTTGCATGATGATTCTGCGCCGGATCGATATGCACTAGCAAAATTATTAGCAGCCGCGATTGCAAGACCACAGGTTGCCGTCGCCGGTCCAAAAATATTAGGTTGGTATGACCGCAAACATATTTTAGAGGTTGGCATAAGCATTACTGAGAATGGCAGTCGCTGGACCGGGTTGGAGGAGCGCGAACATGATCAAGGTCAACATGATGAGATTAATGAGGTGTTGGCGGTAAGCACCGCAGGAATGTTAGTAAAGCGCTCGCTGTTTGAGACGTTGGGTGGATTTGACCCCAGCTTAGAATTATTTAGAGATGATGTTGATTTTGGCTGGCGCACTCACATAGCTGGTTACTCAGTAATTTGTGTAGGAGATGCAATTCTTTATCACGCAGAGGCGGCCTCCTCTGAACGGCGCACGGTTGATGTGAAAGATGCGATTTTGCATCGTCCCTTACTGTTGGATCGGCGCAATGCTGCATTTGTCTTACTCGCCAACTCAAGTTGGTGGATTCTTCCGTGGGTGGTGGTTCAGCTTCTTTTCACCTCATTGGGTAGATCGCTAATTTACTTACTTGCAAAACTTCCTGGCTATGCGGCCGATGAAATTGCTGCGGTCGGACTTTTGATTTTCAAGCCAGCAGATTTAATTAAATCTAGAAGATATCGAAGATCAAATCGAGTATTAACCGCTCGAGTGATCAAACCTTTTATCCCGGCACGGGCAGTTCAGATAAGAAGTATTTTTGAGAGAATTTCTTCCGCACTAGTTAATGCTTTCAAACCAAACAGAGGTGAAGGTGAGATTACAAGAGCAAAGAGCTACTCTGATATTGGTGTCATCGATGAAAGTTTTGATGAAATTGATTATGTTCAAACAAAAAGTTTTGGCAAGATTAGAGCCTTAGTAAAGCAGCCCTTATTATTTGGAGTATTACTAACATTATTTATTAGCATTTTTTACTCACGAAATAGATTAGGTTCACTCTCTGGTGGTGCCCTAGCAGTATCACCTGCCAGTGCTTATGAATTAATTAATTCCTATTTCAACTCTTGGCATCAAATAGGGCTGGGCAGCAGTGCCGCTGTTCCATTATGGGTGCCGATAATTGGTCTTGCTTCATTTATTACTGCTGCCAACCCCCAAAGCTTTATTACTGCGCTGTTTTTTCTAGCTCCAACGCTGCTGTTTATTTTAAGTTATCGCTCCGCTCGAAATTATGCTTTAAGCAAGTACTTCAGTGTATTTCTAGGATTTATCTACGCACTCTCACCAGTGGTACTAACCTCAATAAATCAGGGTCGACTTGGCACAATTGTGGTTGCCTTGTTACTGCCAGCCATAATTACTTTATTGGGCAGATACCAAGGATTATTGAAAATTTCATGGCGCAAGATATTCTCTATTACCCTGTTAGCAGCGGTTGCCGCCGCCTTTTCGCCATTATTCCTACTTGGCTGGATTTGCTTTCACTTTGCAGTTGGTATCAATCATTACTTTACTTCAACAAATTGGCGGGCGATTCAGTGGCAAGTGATTCTTAAGAATCTAGATACCGAGGAGTTTAAAAAGCGCCTTGCCCTACTGATAACCCCAGTACTAATTAATGTTCCCCACTCGTTTAATCTAATTATGCATCCTATTAAAGCGCTTAGGGAGCCAGGATTATCAATTGAATCTGGTAATCAAGTATCAGTCTTATTATTTAATCCAGGCGGCTTGGGATCCCCAGGTTTGTTAATTTTGGCACCATTTATGCTGTTCTTGCTAGTGGGGGTAATTTCATACGATCAACGAAAAATTGCCTCATTCGCGGTTGTAGTTATTGCTGTTGCTGCAACATTTAGTTCTTATTACATTGCAGGCAACAGCAGTGGTGCAGAGAGAATTTGGAGTGGTCCATTAATTGTTTTTGCCCAACTGCTCTGCCTGCTTGCTTTTTTTGCAGTGGTAGAGCGGTTACTGCCTCAGCTGCGCCGGAGTAATTTTGGTTTCAAACATATAGCCACTGTTTTGACCACCATAATTACCGTGATTTCCATGGCCTCAATATCAGTGTGGGCCGCCACCGCTGGTGCTAACTCTTTGGTGCGCTCAAATCAAGAGCAGATAGTGCCTGCATTTATAACTGATTTGGCAAGCACAACTGAACAACCAAAGACGGTTGTAATCAGGAAAACCAGCAATCAACTGCAATATTTCATAACCCGAGGCGGTGATCTGCAACTAGGTGATGCAGATATCGCAAGTGAAACTCCTGCACTTGTGCACAAAGGGATTGTTGATTTAGTAAATGGTGTGGGCGCTGCTAGCAGCCAAGTGCTGGGAGCTTATGGCGTGCAATACCTGTTTATGAAAAACCCAGCCGATCCAGCTTTGGTGCGCACCATTGATGGGATTGGTGGGTATACCCGCAGCTCTGCCACAAAGGATGGAGTGGTGTGGAAAGTTAATGACTCTAATGCCAGAGTTACTTTCCAAAACCCGCAAGGCAAAAATTTTCCAATCAGCCTCTCGGATGGGAAATCGCTGGGCTATGTCACAGGTCCTGGACAAATTTTATTGGCTGAAAAATATGACAGAGCTTGGCAGTTAATATTAAATGGGAAAAAGATTCCAGTTGAACAAAATCAGTTTGGTATACCAGTATTTAAAGTCGCTGAAGCTGGTGATTTTTCCTTAATCCATAATGGCGAGTATCGAAATGCCTGGATATCAATGCAGATGATTGCGCTGATTGCCACAATAGTTTTGGCACTACCTGCTGGGCGAAGGCGCAGTGAAGTTCCCCTTGAGGAGTTGGTATGA
- a CDS encoding DUF5719 family protein — MKISQFRWKILTIPLVLICLAGISYFAPSQIEQVKLTSTYPATVCPAIGNKVSSIAALVNSKINRRLIDGKSKRLNPGKSSVIPLVSEAVLVEGNSGTALTFANSSWKAVVPCSISNGEQWFAGGSGALTSKSFLYITNSGFSESSVDIEIFTPTGPIEPKSVVIAQDSTKKISVDSMIPGEEVIMMAVKTKSGRVSSFLFDERKKGLKSLGADFVAPVAAASKQVKISAISGFTGKLITSKNLVTHTLRLLVPASIDANVAVTINSNDGNFVPLGLSELDVKGQKVLDIPLTFAPTNQPFSVIIDSDQPILASVLSTFTYGKSFEIAWATAADPLSKWSVNLTGSKPILSFVGDQISVEVSATGVNGKKIQQQLTGSNFLTWSAPVGLNRLQITAKSKGISGGVILLPADGGIGSSYIPMNNGANLETAAEPIADAKVISRG; from the coding sequence ATGAAAATAAGCCAATTTAGATGGAAAATTCTGACAATTCCTTTAGTACTTATCTGCTTAGCGGGTATTTCCTACTTTGCGCCTTCACAAATTGAGCAGGTGAAATTAACCAGCACCTATCCAGCGACTGTTTGCCCAGCAATTGGCAACAAAGTATCTTCAATCGCCGCTCTGGTGAATTCAAAAATTAATCGCAGATTAATTGATGGCAAAAGTAAACGGCTTAATCCTGGTAAAAGTAGTGTGATTCCATTAGTAAGTGAAGCTGTCTTAGTGGAGGGCAATTCTGGAACTGCGCTAACTTTCGCCAATAGTAGTTGGAAAGCGGTAGTGCCATGTTCAATTAGCAATGGTGAGCAATGGTTTGCTGGTGGATCTGGCGCACTTACAAGTAAATCATTTTTATATATTACAAATAGTGGCTTCAGTGAATCATCGGTTGATATCGAGATATTTACTCCAACTGGCCCGATTGAGCCAAAGAGTGTTGTGATTGCTCAGGATTCAACTAAAAAAATATCTGTGGATTCGATGATCCCAGGTGAAGAAGTAATAATGATGGCCGTAAAAACTAAATCAGGGCGCGTTAGTTCTTTTTTATTTGATGAAAGAAAAAAAGGGCTTAAATCTTTAGGTGCTGATTTTGTAGCGCCAGTAGCCGCAGCAAGTAAGCAGGTAAAGATCTCTGCCATCTCTGGCTTTACTGGAAAATTGATTACTTCTAAAAATTTGGTAACTCATACCTTGCGCTTACTAGTACCCGCCTCAATCGATGCAAATGTTGCAGTCACCATAAATTCAAATGATGGAAACTTTGTACCGCTAGGACTTTCTGAGTTGGATGTAAAGGGGCAAAAAGTTTTAGATATCCCGTTGACCTTTGCACCAACAAATCAACCATTTTCAGTAATTATCGATTCTGATCAACCCATTTTAGCTTCGGTGTTAAGTACCTTTACCTATGGCAAGAGTTTTGAAATTGCCTGGGCAACAGCTGCTGATCCGCTAAGTAAGTGGAGCGTAAACCTCACGGGCTCCAAACCCATACTTAGTTTTGTCGGCGATCAAATAAGTGTCGAAGTATCAGCAACAGGTGTAAATGGAAAGAAAATTCAACAACAATTAACTGGATCAAATTTTTTGACCTGGTCAGCCCCAGTTGGTCTAAATAGATTGCAAATTACCGCAAAGAGTAAGGGAATTAGCGGGGGTGTCATTTTGTTACCAGCAGATGGCGGTATCGGTAGCAGCTACATTCCAATGAATAATGGCGCAAATTTAGAAACAGCAGCCGAGCCAATCGCCGATGCAAAAGTAATAAGTCGGGGCTAA
- a CDS encoding DUF3499 domain-containing protein: MRKSNSRRCSRASCTNAAIKTLTYIYSDSTAVLGPLSTYAEPHNYDLCSLHSERLTVPVGWSVIKEEIIDHNTGPSEEDLMAIANAVREVANTETGGKTMQPELGRRGHLRVLPSN, encoded by the coding sequence ATGCGAAAGTCGAATTCACGTAGATGCTCACGAGCTAGTTGCACTAATGCTGCAATAAAGACTCTTACTTACATCTACTCTGACTCAACTGCAGTATTAGGGCCGCTATCAACCTATGCCGAGCCACACAATTATGATCTTTGCTCACTGCACAGCGAACGGTTAACAGTTCCAGTTGGTTGGAGTGTAATTAAAGAGGAGATTATTGATCACAACACTGGGCCATCTGAGGAAGATTTAATGGCGATTGCTAACGCAGTTCGTGAAGTAGCAAATACCGAAACAGGCGGGAAAACAATGCAGCCAGAGCTAGGTCGTCGAGGCCATCTGCGCGTGCTGCCGTCAAACTAA
- a CDS encoding phosphomannomutase/phosphoglucomutase, which produces MLEKIIKAYDIRGLVKNEITPDFSFSLGVAFAKFLEIEREPATIVVGEDMRPSSAPLAAAFSDGATSQGMDVIRIGLASTDMLYFASGKLNLPGIMFTASHNPAKYNGMKLCKSGARPIGQESGLLKIRQFIEDGVPISNRPVGSVRNQDLLSEYVEYLLARFPKKTFKKRKLKVVIDAGNGMAGFTAPAVMKHLNIDLVPMYFELDGNFPNHEANPIESDNLKDLQKKVKKEKADIGLAFDGDADRCFLIDEKGDLVNPSALTALIAARELKSKPGSTIIYNLISSKAVAEVIAENGGVALRSRVGHSYIKSLMAESGAIFGGEHSGHFYFADFWRADSGMLAALYALAELMESSKPLSNLLQPYNRYFSSGEINSKVKDVAKSIKAVRAEYQDKYQLDELDGLTVTADTWWFNLRPSNTEPLLRLNVEANTEKEMASITDTVLALL; this is translated from the coding sequence ATGTTAGAGAAAATTATCAAGGCCTATGACATTAGAGGCTTGGTAAAAAATGAAATTACACCTGACTTTTCATTCTCACTCGGTGTTGCCTTTGCTAAATTTCTAGAGATTGAAAGAGAGCCAGCCACAATTGTGGTCGGTGAGGATATGCGCCCTTCATCTGCGCCACTTGCAGCAGCTTTTTCTGATGGTGCCACCAGTCAAGGCATGGATGTAATTCGAATTGGTTTAGCCTCTACCGACATGTTGTATTTTGCCTCTGGCAAATTAAATTTACCGGGAATTATGTTTACTGCCAGTCACAACCCTGCAAAATATAACGGCATGAAGCTTTGTAAAAGTGGGGCCAGACCAATTGGACAAGAGTCGGGATTATTGAAGATACGTCAATTCATCGAAGATGGTGTGCCAATCTCAAATCGACCAGTCGGCTCAGTGCGAAATCAAGATTTACTAAGTGAGTATGTGGAGTATTTACTCGCCAGATTCCCTAAAAAAACTTTCAAAAAACGTAAATTAAAAGTTGTCATTGACGCTGGAAATGGCATGGCTGGCTTTACCGCTCCAGCGGTGATGAAGCATCTAAATATTGATTTAGTTCCCATGTATTTTGAATTAGATGGTAATTTTCCGAATCACGAAGCAAATCCAATTGAGTCTGACAACCTTAAGGATCTGCAAAAGAAAGTGAAAAAAGAGAAGGCTGATATTGGGCTGGCTTTTGATGGGGATGCTGACCGATGTTTTTTAATTGATGAAAAAGGAGATTTAGTAAATCCATCTGCTCTAACCGCTCTAATTGCTGCTCGCGAACTGAAATCAAAGCCCGGTTCCACCATTATCTACAACCTAATCTCCTCAAAAGCGGTGGCTGAGGTTATTGCTGAAAACGGAGGCGTAGCTCTACGCAGTCGGGTTGGCCACTCATATATCAAAAGTTTAATGGCTGAGTCAGGGGCAATATTTGGTGGCGAACACTCAGGTCACTTTTACTTTGCAGATTTTTGGCGTGCAGATTCTGGCATGTTAGCCGCGCTTTACGCCTTAGCTGAGTTGATGGAGAGCAGCAAGCCGTTATCTAATTTGCTACAGCCATACAACCGATATTTTTCAAGTGGTGAGATCAATAGCAAAGTAAAGGATGTTGCCAAATCTATTAAGGCGGTGCGGGCAGAATATCAAGACAAATATCAACTTGATGAGTTAGATGGCCTAACTGTTACCGCCGATACTTGGTGGTTTAATCTTCGACCATCTAATACTGAGCCATTGCTCAGGCTAAATGTTGAGGCTAATACCGAAAAAGAGATGGCAAGCATCACAGATACTGTTTTAGCATTGCTTTAA
- the ahcY gene encoding adenosylhomocysteinase — MSTTTAIKNDIANPALAGEGKKRIEWAARNMPVLAQIKERFAKEKPFSGIRIAACMHVTTETANLMLALKAGGADLALCASNPLSTQDDTAAALVHEYGISVFARNAVDRDGYYQHLNSALDIKPQLVFDDGCDLVNVLHTTRTELIDGVMAGCEETTTGVIRLSQMAKDGALKFPMIAVNDTDTKHMFDNRYGTGQSTLDAIFRATNTLVAGKIVVVAGFGYCGKGVAERAKGMGAEVIVTEIDPTKALDALMQGFRVMPMTKAAAIGDIFITVTGNRDVLRDEHFKQMKDGAILANSGHFDIEIDVAWLEKNAQSKNSKMRHQTDEFVMADGRRILLIAEGRLANLGAAEGHPASVMDMSFSDQALTAEWLLKSGKGLAAGLHNVPVSIDKDVARLKLESMGSALDVLTPAQELYLNSWEHGS; from the coding sequence ATGAGCACCACCACTGCGATTAAAAACGATATTGCTAATCCTGCCTTAGCTGGCGAAGGCAAAAAGCGAATTGAATGGGCTGCGAGAAACATGCCGGTGTTGGCACAAATTAAAGAGCGTTTTGCAAAAGAGAAACCTTTTTCAGGGATTCGTATTGCTGCCTGTATGCATGTTACGACTGAGACCGCAAACTTAATGTTGGCGTTAAAGGCCGGTGGAGCAGACCTAGCACTCTGTGCATCAAATCCACTTTCAACTCAGGATGACACTGCAGCAGCTTTGGTGCATGAGTATGGAATTTCTGTCTTTGCACGAAATGCAGTTGATCGAGATGGTTACTATCAGCATTTAAACTCTGCATTAGATATAAAACCACAATTAGTATTTGATGATGGCTGTGATTTAGTAAATGTTTTACACACCACCCGAACCGAATTAATCGACGGTGTTATGGCTGGATGTGAAGAGACCACTACTGGTGTTATTCGATTAAGTCAGATGGCGAAAGACGGCGCCCTTAAATTTCCTATGATTGCCGTAAATGACACTGATACTAAGCACATGTTTGATAATAGATACGGCACTGGCCAATCAACCCTTGATGCAATATTCCGTGCTACAAACACATTAGTTGCTGGAAAAATAGTGGTAGTTGCTGGTTTTGGTTATTGCGGTAAAGGAGTTGCCGAACGTGCTAAAGGAATGGGCGCTGAGGTGATTGTGACTGAGATTGATCCCACCAAAGCATTGGATGCGCTGATGCAAGGATTTAGGGTAATGCCGATGACAAAAGCTGCTGCGATTGGCGATATTTTCATTACCGTAACTGGAAATCGTGATGTTTTACGTGATGAGCATTTCAAGCAAATGAAAGATGGTGCAATTCTCGCCAACTCTGGCCACTTTGATATTGAAATTGATGTGGCGTGGTTAGAGAAGAATGCACAGAGTAAAAACTCGAAGATGCGCCATCAGACTGATGAGTTTGTAATGGCAGATGGCCGCCGGATACTACTTATTGCCGAAGGCAGACTTGCCAACTTAGGCGCAGCTGAAGGGCACCCTGCCTCAGTTATGGATATGTCATTTTCTGATCAAGCATTAACCGCTGAATGGTTATTGAAATCTGGCAAAGGTTTAGCAGCCGGATTGCATAATGTGCCGGTTTCTATTGATAAGGATGTAGCACGACTTAAGTTAGAGAGTATGGGTTCAGCACTTGATGTTCTTACGCCAGCCCAAGAGCTCTACTTAAACTCCTGGGAACACGGCTCTTAA
- the mtrA gene encoding MtrAB system response regulator MtrA → MPLVMVVDDDQDLAEMLSIVLTSAGMEVDLVNRGDQVMDLFNSNPPDLVLLDLMLPGIDGIQVCKIIRETSMVPIVMLTAKDDTHDVVLGLEAGADDYIVKPFKQQELVARINTRLRRVTKIGTLAIGDLVIDQMEHKVLKSGREIPLTRLEFDLLATLAKEPGRVFTREALLSEVWGYQHAADTRLVNVHVQRLRSKIESDADNPEYVLTVRGVGYKAGAARV, encoded by the coding sequence ATGCCATTAGTCATGGTCGTTGATGACGACCAAGACTTAGCAGAGATGCTTAGCATCGTCTTAACCTCTGCAGGTATGGAGGTTGATTTAGTAAATCGCGGGGATCAAGTGATGGATTTATTTAATTCAAATCCACCTGATTTAGTTTTATTAGATCTTATGTTACCTGGAATTGATGGCATACAGGTATGCAAAATTATTAGAGAAACTTCGATGGTGCCAATAGTAATGCTTACCGCAAAAGATGATACCCATGATGTGGTTCTTGGACTTGAAGCTGGCGCCGATGATTACATCGTTAAACCATTTAAACAGCAAGAGTTGGTAGCACGAATTAACACCAGACTCAGAAGAGTTACCAAGATTGGCACACTTGCAATTGGTGATCTAGTAATTGATCAAATGGAACACAAGGTATTAAAAAGTGGCAGAGAAATTCCGCTTACACGGTTGGAGTTTGATTTACTAGCCACATTAGCCAAAGAACCAGGCAGAGTCTTTACCCGCGAAGCATTATTGAGTGAGGTTTGGGGCTATCAGCACGCAGCTGATACTCGTTTGGTTAACGTGCATGTCCAGCGATTGCGCTCTAAAATTGAATCAGATGCTGATAATCCTGAGTATGTATTAACTGTTCGGGGTGTTGGCTATAAGGCGGGGGCGGCTAGAGTTTAG